Genomic segment of Eleutherodactylus coqui strain aEleCoq1 chromosome 1, aEleCoq1.hap1, whole genome shotgun sequence:
GCTGTGTCTATGGACAACAGTAACAAATACACTAAAAGCCGGGGGAGAGCAGCAAAGAAAAAAGCATCCATGCAGGTGGCCCAGGATGCTACTGATGATAGCCCCTCACAACTCAAGTGGCCCGGAAGCCCTACATCACGAAGCAGTGATGAACTGGATGCCTGGACAGATTTCCGCTCTCGTACAAACTCTAATGCCAGCACGATAAGTGGTCGTTTATCTCCAATCCCAGCTACCACTGAACTTGATGATGTTCAAGATGATGACTCTCCTATATCTCCTATGTTGTATAGCCCTGGCAGTATGTCTCCATCCTTAAGTAAACCATCCACAGTGGAGTTGCCAAGGATAACCGATATGGCTGGAACCATGAACTTAAATGATGGCCTAACAGAAAACCTTATGGACGATTTGCTGGATGACATTTCCCTTACTTCTTCTCAGCAGTCGTCCCCTGGTGTGGGCATGCAGAGAAGTTCCAGCTTTACCTATGGCACTAAGGGCTCAAGCCTCAGTTCTCCATCCAGTAGCTTCACTAACACAAGTAGCTTCAATTTTCCTTTGACCTCTCTGCGTCAGTCCCCAATGCAAACCATTCAAGAGAACAAACAAGCAACATTTTCTTCCATAAACCATTACAGTAATCAGTCTCTACAGGACCTTCTTACCACTGACTCACTTAGCCATAGTGATGTATTAATGACTCAGTCTGACCCACTTATGTCCCAAGCCAGTACCGCAGTCACTGCTCAGAATTCCCGTAGGAATATAATTTTGAGGAATGACCCAATGATGTCTTTCGCCGCCCAGTCCAACCAAGGTGGAGGTTTGGTTAATCAAAACTTGCTTCACCACCAGCAGCAGTCCCATAGCTCATTTCTTGGTGGCAGCCGTGCCTTGTCAAACAGCATAAATAATATTGGTTTAAATGACAGCAACAACTTGGACTCGTCCAAACACCACCAGCAGTCCTCGGTCACTCATTCTATGCAAGCCCTCTCAGACACGCTCTCAGGGTCCTTGTACTCCACAGGCATGAACCTTCCAGTGCATGAAAAGTTCCCAACGGATTTGGACCTGGAAATTTTCAATGGGAGCTTAGAATGCGATATGGAAACTATCATTCGAAATGAACTAATGGATGCAGATGGACTAGATTTTAATTTTGACTCCCTCATCTCTGCACAGAATGTCAGCCTAACTGTGGGAAACTTCACAGGTGCTAAGCAGACATCATCGCAAAGTTGGGTACCAGGTTGATGAAAGTGATTAAAGAGCGACCTTGTCAGGTCAGTCATGTTTACGAACTTACTTCCAAAAAGAAATGTTCTTGGCTAGAACTTCCAGATAAACATTATTTTGCCCTTGAAACCTTTCAGCCAGATTGAATTTTTAGTTTTGTCTAATTGAAAATACAATTTGCATGTATTAACAACACCCTGTAGATCTCTACTTATTGCCATCATTCTTCCTAGATAATTTtgattaacccctaaaggacatggccattttttttttttttttttttttcagtttttcctccccacttccaaaaaatcataacccttttatttatccatcaatgtagctaaAGACTTATTTTTTcagtacaagttgtattttttcagtggtactatttaaccccttagtgacggagcttttttccatttttgttttttcctactcccttttaaaaaatcgtagctcctttatttttccatcgacgtagctgtatgtgggcttgtttttttgcgggatgagttgtatttttcaatggcactatttattgtaccatataatttactgaaaaacttttaaaaaattctaagtggagagaaatggaaaaaaaaccgacattccaccatctttcggtgcgtcctgtttctacgacgcacaaactgcaacaaaaacgacctgatatttttattctatggctcagtacgattgctacgataccaaacttatatagtattttttttgctgtagtacttgtattttttttttttaaagatatttaatttttttcattcattttctgcggtcattttgtgtgcgcaataccttttttattttttcgtcgacgtagttgagcaagggctcattttttgcgggatgtcctgtagtttccgatagtatcaatttggaatacatacgactttttgatcgctttttattgcgttttttctaggagacagggtaactaaaaaagtgcatttctggcgttctttattttttttttttttcggacgacgttcaccgtgcaggaaaaataaggagctactttaatagattggacttttacggacgcggcgatatcaaatacatatttttattttattatttagattttttaataatagatatggcaaaaggggggtgatttattaaacttttataacttttttttttttacaattaaaaaaactttattgatttatttattttactttactttgatgtccccctgggggactttaatatgcgatgctttgatcgctcctgtagtatgacgtaatgctaaagCATTACGTcaaactgctttttgacaggcagtctatcaagtcaccctgtgtggatggcttcacaggcagtctgttaaggcagccctggggccattcattaggcccccggctgccatgacacctgcatggctcccccgatctcaccgctgggggggccgtgcgggacccccgaacagcattcg
This window contains:
- the FOXO3 gene encoding forkhead box protein O3, whose product is MADALPAASPERDVDIDPDFEPQSRPRSCTWPLQRPDSQASPAKPGISGEAGDASSMIPEEDDDDEEVSAASAAAAGDSADRGTLLLVSGGGEVTAMTVLAAPVGGVEPVPSALGAGGSAVSGAAGQQRKCSSRRNAWGNMSYADLITRAIESSPDKRLTLSQIYDWMVRSVPYFKDKGDSNSSAGWKNSIRHNLSLHSRFIRVQNEGTGKSSWWMINPEGGKGGKAPRRRAVSMDNSNKYTKSRGRAAKKKASMQVAQDATDDSPSQLKWPGSPTSRSSDELDAWTDFRSRTNSNASTISGRLSPIPATTELDDVQDDDSPISPMLYSPGSMSPSLSKPSTVELPRITDMAGTMNLNDGLTENLMDDLLDDISLTSSQQSSPGVGMQRSSSFTYGTKGSSLSSPSSSFTNTSSFNFPLTSLRQSPMQTIQENKQATFSSINHYSNQSLQDLLTTDSLSHSDVLMTQSDPLMSQASTAVTAQNSRRNIILRNDPMMSFAAQSNQGGGLVNQNLLHHQQQSHSSFLGGSRALSNSINNIGLNDSNNLDSSKHHQQSSVTHSMQALSDTLSGSLYSTGMNLPVHEKFPTDLDLEIFNGSLECDMETIIRNELMDADGLDFNFDSLISAQNVSLTVGNFTGAKQTSSQSWVPG